gaaaatgttgtaataaaagtaaacaataataataataaatcaaagaTACATatcgcaattaattaaatggtGATTTCATAGTCGATGGACACAAGATTGCTTTGAAGGGTGGAAATATGGAGATTAGGTAAGttcaaaaaacgcaaaaatagtTGCAACAATTTCCCTCTAAAACTTGTTTTGGATCGAACTTTTTCCATAAGGGTAGTAGTGGACTTCGATCGGCGTTGGTGGCGTCCCGATGCTTCTTTGTTCGGTTGCAGAAACAGGTGTTTGGAGGGGATGAACGACCCCCAGGTTTACCTCATTACgatcatttgatttttttcaaaattggtatttttgtttttttctgaaatgatTAGGGCACCATTCGGAACACTTGATGTGAAATAATGCGCTACGGATGTAGGGTTCCGAGGGACAAAAATAGCCACCCTTCAGTATGCGTAAGCGACTGGGGCGTGTAATACGTGACTAAAAATCAAAAGATGCCTCAAAGCTTCTTCTGGCCGCTTGTGTGACCTAGATAAAAATCTGAAACAAGCTGCAAGTTGAATTAGTTGAGCTTTGAGATGAACGACGTCGGTAATTGAATTGATGGGTTGATATCGAATGTCTTCGCGCATAACGATTTCAGATGTTAGTATAAGTGCATTCTTCTATCATCATGCACAAGTAGTCAACAATTAGAATGAACCAactaaaaaatgaacaaactGCCCAAAATAAACGAAGAAAGTATAAATGATGACAGACACCAGAAAGCCATCAAATGTAAAGTTAAAATTGTAAGTCGTGCTCTTGCTGTTTAAATGTTGTCTGAGTGagcttttaaatttgattgaaGCCGTCTGTAGTTGCTATTAGAAACTGGGTCATGCCACATTTTACTTACCTTTttccaaattcaaaatttgatcGATCACTTGGTCGCCCACGTGTGCGTTTCATCCCTCTTACATAATCTATGAGACCCGGAATTGGCGAAAATTGTCCGTAATCACCAAGAGAGCGGGGAATCCGGGACAAATGCGCAGCGCAGTGGCGAAGCCACCATCAAGTTGGCCGCGAGTCCGTCGACCTAATCGCAGTAGACTAGTTGTACGCACGCACTTTTgttgctttatttaattttgtgaacTCGACGGACTCGTTTCCGGTTTATGTTAGCCGCCAAAGCACGTTCCAACCCTTCCGGGGAGCTTTTTCGATAACATCGCAGGATGGTGCGTTGTTTTGATTCGGTTGTCCTTGCACTATGCACCCATGCACTGACTCTTCTGGCGCCTATTCCCCGGTTTTAGGTGAGTTGACTGAAATAACTTTGATTCACTTCGGTAAATAAACAGCTTTGGACCAAGTTCTAGCGACTTTCAGCGGGTTCAAAACTGggttaaaaataagctttattgtTTTGATCGATATAGGGAAGGGTGTGAcctatatttttaaatgaattaaacACGAGCAAAAATTTTTCGCACCTCCAATCAGACCACTTTAGGAAGTCGtcacaaatttatttctatttaataagGAGTTGACAGAGTGCggtgtaaattttaatcactTGTAACGCGAAACCATTGATAATTGTCTATCTGTTACCATTCAACACAGGTGTTACAGAGTCGCTTGAAGCTGGAACTGACGTCAATGGTAAAGTACAGTTCAAGTGACAATCGTAATGCGTGGTAATGACATTCAACATTTCTGTTATGGACCGCTGAAGCTAGAGGATATGCACTCTGATGcggaatattattattaatattcaaaatttaattattgctGAATCATTTCCAGCCacaaaaattttcgttttccTTGCCTCTTCCGTTATAATTCACGCGAGTTAATGGCTTTATTCTGGTAAGACCCCAAAGGCCCATTAAGTGCTGATCGCTCTTATTTACTACATTGTAGTTGCATTTCCGTAACGTTTTAGTCGTTTTTGTGAGTTAATCTCTGTATTAACGTCATGTAGGAGATCATGATTTATGGAGGAAAGTTTAATTGCTTCTTTGTGAGATTTATATTTAATCAAATGTGTCCTGAGTATTGTTAAATGTAATATTATTTCTTCGTAGTAATTAAAGCAAGGAGCGGTATGTCGGCAATTTGTGACAGAGATTTATGAACGAGAATCTGTGTTAGATTTTTCCATAGTTGAATTTCTTGTTGTGCAAATGATTTAGTAATtgaataggttttatttggGTTGTTAGAGCAACAATCTGGTGCTAAAACTCCTTTTATTCAAATGAGATCAGGCCAGCTTACGGGGACTAGCACCTATTTGAAACGGAAAATTGAATTAGGGATGGGATCAGGCGTTTTACAGTCAAAAGAAACGTGAtattttccatatttttgACTAGCTTTTGTTGTGAAACGCGTCATTGGAGCCTACAGATATATTATCTGATGCCTACACCTTATTTTATTCATAAGGAAGTCGTTTCTCTGATTTCAGGCGCTATTACagatgttatttataatttatcgaTTTATTGGGTCTCATTTGAAATAGGTGTATTGTTGCAAGCAACAGTACCTGAAGCAGGAAGGAATGAAACTGTGAAACTGAATAATAAGGTATTGTGCtcgtatttaaaacaaaacgtTTCTGCCTCAATCAACGGCAGTTTGTGCAGATTATCAGCATCTGGAATAATTGAGCCAAGTGTTGTCGAAAAGTCTTGTAAAtatttgctatgcaaaccgGCCGACTTCCTGACGTATTTCCGCCAAAGCCAATCCATATTTGCCGGCGATTATTCTAACTCTCATCATGTCAAGCGACTCAATTAATGAGTTTTCCGCTTTCTTTTCTACATGTAGAGAATTCGTAGCAAAGCAGGAACCGAAGCCACTTGTTGTTGGTGGcatttttccaattaaaatCCTGCTGCAACTCAATCGCTGTGTAAACCTCGCCAACGATCAATTGTGCAACCAAGCCTTTGGTGGCCATTAAGCCTATTATTGTAATTGCACATTTTCAGGATGGTGGTTTCGAGACAAGGGCGAGTCACTGTTCCTTTTTGTTCCAGTACAAAATCACGAACATGCAACGGTGTCCGTACATTCACGAGATGAAAGAGCGCCTCCTGGGGGAGCAGATACCGATGGAACCGCTTCCGAAGAAAATACCAACACCGCCGCCTTTCGCAATGGACCAACCGCATCATCAGCAGCCTGTAGCCACCATTGTTAGAGTAAGAGCCGATTTTTGTAacgtttttattcaattatgcTTTTCGGACGGATGGATGGGTGGAACGGGCCGTGATGCATAAAATTAACGATTCCGAGGCGATAACCGGTTTGGTATTTGATTCTTAATTatcttattaattattacggAATGATTTATTGACTATTGTACCGTTACTAAATAATCGTTTTTCTGCAAGCTGCAAGCAGTTtcatttttctcatttctcgCAATTTCCACTTTTCGTTTCGGTTTTCAGGCTCCTAGGTGGCCAACTTATACGGACTTGGAGAGAATtgattgaataatttattgtgttcTTTCGCAAACAGGTCGCGAATCTTTCAAAGAACGGGTTTGTGGTTGTGCTGGACTCCCCATTATGTCGCAAAGTTTTATGCAACTCACTTTACATATTAGGTTTCTTAGAATACGAGTTATGTAGAGTAGATCAATAATGCAATAAAGCTTCCAACAGAAGGAAAAGTtagtttcaattttcaaagaattttaattgGTCCATTTGgttgtaaaaattaatgagAACAAACATGCGGAATAATGGTATTCCCGAATCGTAAATCATATCCCACAAATGTGGGGATAAATTTagaatgtttatttttgaaatgtaatgATGACAAGGGATATGCTGCTTAGTGGCATGTCTAAACCATTATAAATTTACAGTCTTACAACCCTATTAAGATGTTAACTACTTAAACTGCCGGTCGTAAAATGAGcgtttatttaccgattattGGAAATTGTCAATAATAACCCCACcttatcatttttcaaaatgttcaaATTCATTAATTAGTCGCTGGCAATAAATCCTGTCGCTACAACCTTTGATTGgactaaatatttaaaagtttcTGTGTAAACTGTTAAAAAGCAAAACGCAAACAATTAGTCAGGAAAATCAACAACGGGATAAATTGCCCTGGAAATGGCTCGGCCGATTAATTAacgttgatttatttttggtaagcCGATGTAAGTGACACCATATTTGTACTTTTTCATTTTCCTGAATCAAACAGAAATAGacaacttaactttaaaagaGCTTTGTTAAGGAAACTTTGTTTAGCTGTTATATAAACTGTttacattttggtttttatttcaaatcgcAATTTTCCATCAATGGTGGTAGAagaaagtaataaaagtaaaaaagcgactgaaaagaaaaaagtaaaagctTGAATAAAACATAAGATGCCAGCGGCCAAGTGGTCTAAAATCTCGAATTCTCTTCGGGCCATatgttctatttttaaatcaaaaccACCTGTTGTACTTCCACAACATtgtgttaaaaatgaaataacgtGTATAAATcagtatttattttcttcCGTCACAAAGATGCGACTTTCATTTTTATGAGACAATATTTCCCCAACACAAATACACGGAAATCGATTTGCTACCGGTGGATAATGATCTTTCAGCAAACTTGTCGAATCATcatttgtctttatttttatagctTAATGCCGATGGTTACGGTTCTCATACATCACCAACTCATCATCGCGCCGATCGAACACCTTTAATGCCTAAAGAGCCCGAAGATGACTTTCACTATGTCGAAACCACGTTTGTTCCAAAGAATGCCAAGTAAGTATCGCATTTTTCGAATTCGCAGCTACACAAAGTCGCCGGATAATGTCagttaattttcaaaaaaggtcGAACCCTTTTAATATGAAGGGTAATCAGGCTTTAAATCTTCCGGTCCGGTGGTTGATCCTCCTCAAAGTTTAGCGCAAAGAGATCATGTTGCGTGTACTACACGGCAACATAATAAGCTCCATTTGCCCTTCTGGAGAGCTGAAGTGGCTGCTACGCCCTCATAAATGGGAGTGGGGGTGCTATTGATCAATAACGTTCCACGCAGCATCCTTTCTTCTGCAATAAATGTCATAAACTAAACGTTTGGGGCTATACCGACCACCATTATCGGAATCAAAGCTCTGCGGGTGATTGATCAAAGCTCGATTTTGATTTTCGCGAAATTTTCCGATTTGTTTGGGGGCAAAATTGTATTTTGGGTTTTTCGGGGCGTTTTGGCCGTTTTGGGGCCAGTCAAAGTGAAAATTGCGCCGATTTTGGCAATATTTTGGGTGAGGTCACGGAGGTCACTAGGTCGAAATCCCGGGCCAGCTTTTCTCATGGACCAATCCCAACAAGTCTGGTACAACACGTGACTCTCCTGCAGCATCCCTTCCTTTATCGGCTCTCGCGAGCTTTCTAGTTCACGGTATCGAGGCGTCTAACGCCGAGCttttatcattaaaaataaaaaaatacggtGAATCGTCATTAATTGGTGCTAAGTGTGACGCAAACGGGTTGCTAAACGTCCTGGTCATGATGTGAATTAAGAGAAAAACTCGTATTTTCCCCCTTCGATGTTTTATCCCCGATAAATGCAATTCGAAAATGTAATTGATTAAGATAAACAAAACAATCATTAAAATTGTTGATCCGGCCTAAGAGACATCGATACGtctagaagttaaaaaatgtgattcgAGACCAACGAAATTACAAATTTgggtatttttgaaaattgttattgGATTTATTTGAATAATGGTGGGCGGTGGTGAACTCAAGGTTGCCACTGTTGAGGTGGAGTCTGTCGACAATATGGCGACACTTCCGGTATCACGGGCCCACGGCGGAAGTGATTCTGCtgctgaaaaaaataatgccgCCAACAAAGAAATGGAACTCAAAAAGGTTCAACCCAAGCCAGACAAAAGGTATTCACACGCACAATGCCATAAACTCTTGCGTGAATCGTGACGTTGTCTCAAACTTTGCTTTTTGACGAGAAAATCTGCTCGAAAatgttcttttatttttataataaacgcTTTGACACAAAGCAAACCGCCACTTCCTGGGCGCTTTTCTGAAATAAATCGATAACATCAACAGTCGgcggtttaaaattttacgacTCGTAACATGAAGAACTAGAGGCTAATGACAAACACTTGATATTACATAGCTCATTCATTATAATGATGGCTTCCAGGCTCGAGTTACCATTAGTCTTCCTaatgaaaaacagaaatatgcagtgaattagcttttttacatttttgttgtaaTGGACACAAGAAATCCATAAAATAGCAAATCAGTGAATAACAGATATCTCTTCCGGGTAAATATGAACTTTAACgtccaaaaaatattcagtatttTGTATTGTAAGTTATTCCacagttttttggaaaaaattcttCTGGTCCTTAACATTTTCCTAGCGTCTTTTTGAAGAGGCATTCAACATTCAAATAAACGTGTATTGTGctgattttcttttttaattttaaaagagtgATGTCATTCTGCTATAATAAGGCTGAACCAATTCACAAACTTCAGTTCAAGCATTGTTTTGCCAAGCTTAATCAGCGCTGTGGTGTAGCTGAAAGGCTTGTTCTTAGCGTAATGACCATAATGTTATCACGAAAGACCAGATCTGGAATTTATAACATAACAAGTCTGCCAGAAGGCAGAGTGGGAGCACGGTTGACCCTACTGTAAACTAAAATTCCgagattatttttagaaaattagtGCAGTAGTGTTAGTCAGAGTGAATTCACAATGTTTGAGCTTTTCGTTTCCGATAAACCTCGGTATGTATTCTGAGGCGTCAGCTTTACAACGCTTGGTTATGAccgaaaaaaacttttgagaaattatttttaaatggcagTATTGTTAAGAGTGATTTATGAAGTATTAATGTCATAAGCGACTATTGATTACTTTCATTACTTGGTTAtgacaattaaatatttcgcgTTTGGAATAAACACGCAACTGATGAAATCACTTTTGACTGGcggttttattaatattttgaataaCTGCTCCAGTCTGAATCTAATGTAATTTCAATGCCAACGCTAATAATACACTATGAAGAATACAGTAAGAATTTTGTCTTAtacttgtgttttttttcaggACTTCCTTATTCATAATCATGAGTTTCGTTTATGCGAAACTTTTGGTTGTTGTGTGTATAGCGTACGTAATATCAGATGTAGTCACTCACAATATCCCCCTTTATTACTACGAAGGTTTCTTTACGTACCTTTACGGTATGAGCATATTGTTTCTTCTCTACGTCTTCTGTTTTCTATTACAAGAGAGTACGTGTTGCTCAGAGGGTGAGAAGAAagagaaagtgaaaaaaccaCCCAAAGAAAAAACCAAAGAGAAGgagaaagaaaagaaaaaagaggaggaaaagaagaagaaagagGAGAAGGAGCGCctcaaaaaagagaaaaaagagaaagagaaggaaaaagaaaaggagaaagagaaagagaaggATAAAGACAAGAAGAGCAAGAAACAGGAAAAGGTAATTTTCTTTTCATCACGTCTAGACTGTTTGAATAACATTTCAATCATGAATAAGTTACGGCACCCCAAAGGTGAATAACTTATTTGTGAGTAAACATGAAGGGGTGGTCTTTTCGACtttaatttacgtttaatttcaattaacaattttgtgtttaattgttttctgtttaactttatttattaagtttgAGTTATTTTGCGTTGTTGAGCATGTTGTGCGTGTAGAGGGAGAGATTTCCACGTAAGATGCGTGACATGGTCCAGCAGAAGGCAACATCCCCAACTCACCAGGTGAGCGAAGGTTGGTGCCTAGTCAACTGTCCTTCCTCCTCCTACAATTGGCTTTTCGCTCCTTCAGACGTCGCAAAAAGTAGCGCGCTGCACTTTTTGTGTTGTCCTTAGCATGGAATAATCTTTTTGTTTACGCTTCCCCTTCTTATCTGTGTGGAGGAAAAGTATGTGAAGTGGTGTCGGTTCTAAGTAGAACTTAGTGGATGCGTAGCTGTCGATCACATCCTTTTTCCGCCGATACAaccataaaacaaaataaaattcccaTCGAAACTTACACGCACAAACATGTCGCACACTcgtttcgtttattcattattttatttggttttgtgGGGGTAGAGCACGTACCGGCGCAACTCCGAAGGGGTGGTTGACGCAGGTTTGGCTGCGGTGCCGGTGCCTGTGGCTGAAATCAGTGCACAATCTGACGCCCCTGTTGTCTCGCAGGAACAGACTCCTGCGGCGCCACCTCCGGCGACGCCGCAGCCGCCGGTGCCTCCGACGCCGGCGCCGTCGACCAACAACGCCGACGTGGAGGCCGGAACCGTCATCAAATGCAAGAAGAAGCGGAAGACCACGCAAAATGACCAAAGCCACGGCAGCTTCTTCCTCCGAATCGGCGCCATCGGTGAGAGCCCGCTGTATATGtttcaaaaaacgaaaatattctTACAGCTTTCGGGCTGGGTACCATGATTTATAACGGGCTGGAGTTTGGGACGTTCTTCGAAGTGCCATTCACTTCTCCCTGTTACATGATTTTGCGAGGGGTCAATCCTGTTCTTCAGATGATCTTCACTTTCATGCagatgtattttatttttatgaattcgAGGGTAAGTTTGCAAcctatttgattttttgccaaCATTTTATACATAGGTGTCAGGTCAATTTGAAACGAGgttttgttaaattgttttcaattttatttgcacCCTGCACCTTTTGTAGAAATGTTTCCGTAGAggcaataattcaaaaaacaagaaattctATTTGTAGAGTTTATTTACAcagaaatttataaataaatacaaacggGTGTAACAGAAGTTCGTTCAAATGGAACTAATTTGTTCCTTAGTGTTTGTTGGCAAACAATTAGTTAGACTAGTAGAAAACAAAGTATGGTTATAATACTCACAATAGGTAGTTTTTGAAGTTGGATTGGTTCCAAAATATTTCCCAACACTGTTTACTCCAACTTGTACTACGCattgcaaattaaataaataattaattcaccCACACAATCATCGAAAGAAGTAGTTGATTGTTGTTGACGGCTGAATTAAATTGGgttctaacaatttttaaatcatttcaGTTAAACATTCATCGATTTAAAGTCATAGCACGTTTTGGTTTAATGCATGTTGTTGCGACAAATATTTGTGTCTGGATTCGGACTCTTGTGCTTGAATATCTTAAGGAGATTACCATCTACCATAGAGACGAATTTAACTCGACTCGTAACTTCACAGGTAAGTTTTTCGTTGATTTTTCCACAAGTGCACTTAATTCAATATTCAGAACCAAGTGCTTCAGTGCTTCAATGCTTTTGTACATAATTGCAGATAGTATTCGTATGCAAAACCTGCGTAACGCAAACACAGTGCTAGGAAGTCACGTTGCAGTGCCAGATATCATAACAACAACAGCAGCTGCTGTTACAACAGCACCTGTGCTTACTTCAACACTGAAAAATCTTGCTAGAGTTACCACTAGCACTGCTGCGACTACGTTACGTGGCTTTACCACTCTACCAACAGCCACCAGCGCTAGACGTAAGTCAAGAGGGACTTAACACTGCATGTTCCTTTTTCTCTCCCAGTGGCGGCTTCGGATTTAAACTAGGTGAAgagttaaatacaaaaaacacttttcggGCGAAAGGCCGgaaataacttgttttttcGTGCATTGTAACACGTTTTGTCATTATTTAGACCTtctttgttacatttttcctgtttttaagcaagaaactcatttattttgcaaaatttcgtcacgAAATGACCaaattagatcgaaattgCTTTAGTTTTAAAGTGAATTAGCTTATTGTTCAAGTAAGAACCTGAAAGTGCGTGATGTGGACAATAAATTTCACagaatttgcaataaaattattgtctctaaaatattttcacat
The sequence above is a segment of the Tribolium castaneum strain GA2 chromosome 9, icTriCast1.1, whole genome shotgun sequence genome. Coding sequences within it:
- the LOC663563 gene encoding proton channel OtopLc isoform X8 produces the protein MPTPYFIHKEVVSLISGAITDVIYNLSIYWVSFEIGVLLQATVPEAGRNETVKLNNKYKITNMQRCPYIHEMKERLLGEQIPMEPLPKKIPTPPPFAMDQPHHQQPVATIVRLNADGYGSHTSPTHHRADRTPLMPKEPEDDFHYVETTFVPKNAKTSLFIIMSFVYAKLLVVVCIAYVISDVVTHNIPLYYYEGFFTYLYGMSILFLLYVFCFLLQESTCCSEGEKKEKVKKPPKEKTKEKEKEKKKEEEKKKKEEKERLKKEKKEKEKEKEKEKEKEKDKDKKSKKQEKRERFPRKMRDMVQQKATSPTHQSTYRRNSEGVVDAGLAAVPVPVAEISAQSDAPVVSQEQTPAAPPPATPQPPVPPTPAPSTNNADVEAGTVIKCKKKRKTTQNDQSHGSFFLRIGAIAFGLGTMIYNGLEFGTFFEVPFTSPCYMILRGVNPVLQMIFTFMQMYFIFMNSRLNIHRFKVIARFGLMHVVATNICVWIRTLVLEYLKEITIYHRDEFNSTRNFTGVFTTPTRTIPTTLWRLMHTVPTTTPTTTTTTATTRFWRAITTTLATTTTTAHPNFFDFRSFNNFDTNNVANVAEEPLNAINNGTEFMEDIIPQALQALNASNGTDVSPQSCGRVNIMGSIVQDSAPYLFPFIIEYSLIGAAVIYVMWKHIGRNPRYVTQEDLEHRLEVMLSRRAVALAHAQQGRVDCVGASKGLFFGLLLLVGSLICLILFFVLIHQSHFKLLAIYLADVSHCVLMVLSIIAIIIGFIRMHLRSTRLNYRVQSLKFKTEEQSDLNDILLRVSAFGLFIYAVFSVIAGHMDAFTNQSNMLVMITGILSVLQVILQLLFIADVSRRRVHLPEHDRSKPGRQVVTFLLICNVTMWIIYTFEMQKVKANPVQLKFYGFLAWAIVQRFTLPLCIFHRFHSAVTLAEIWKTSYKARLE
- the LOC663563 gene encoding proton channel OtopLc isoform X4 — protein: MNKLPKINEESINDDRHQKAIKCKVKIYKITNMQRCPYIHEMKERLLGEQIPMEPLPKKIPTPPPFAMDQPHHQQPVATIVRLNADGYGSHTSPTHHRADRTPLMPKEPEDDFHYVETTFVPKNAKTSLFIIMSFVYAKLLVVVCIAYVISDVVTHNIPLYYYEGFFTYLYGMSILFLLYVFCFLLQESTCCSEGEKKEKVKKPPKEKTKEKEKEKKKEEEKKKKEEKERLKKEKKEKEKEKEKEKEKEKDKDKKSKKQEKRERFPRKMRDMVQQKATSPTHQSTYRRNSEGVVDAGLAAVPVPVAEISAQSDAPVVSQEQTPAAPPPATPQPPVPPTPAPSTNNADVEAGTVIKCKKKRKTTQNDQSHGSFFLRIGAIAFGLGTMIYNGLEFGTFFEVPFTSPCYMILRGVNPVLQMIFTFMQMYFIFMNSRLNIHRFKVIARFGLMHVVATNICVWIRTLVLEYLKEITIYHRDEFNSTRNFTDSIRMQNLRNANTVLGSHVAVPDIITTTAAAVTTAPVLTSTLKNLARVTTSTAATTLRGFTTLPTATSARRVFTTPTRTIPTTLWRLMHTVPTTTPTTTTTTATTRFWRAITTTLATTTTTAHPNFFDFRSFNNFDTNNVANVAEEPLNAINNGTEFMEDIIPQALQALNASNGTDVSPQSCGRVNIMGSIVQDSAPYLFPFIIEYSLIGAAVIYVMWKHIGRNPRYVTQEDLEHRLEVMLSRRAVALAHAQQGRVDCVGASKGLFFGLLLLVGSLICLILFFVLIHQSHFKLLAIYLADVSHCVLMVLSIIAIIIGFIRMHLRSTRLNYRVQSLKFKTEEQSDLNDILLRVSAFGLFIYAVFSVIAGHMDAFTNQSNMLVMITGILSVLQVILQLLFIADVSRRRVHLPEHDRSKPGRQVVTFLLICNVTMWIIYTFEMQKVKANPVQLKFYGFLAWAIVQRFTLPLCIFHRFHSAVTLAEIWKTSYKARLE
- the LOC663563 gene encoding proton channel OtopLc isoform X1; this translates as MPTPYFIHKEVVSLISGAITDVIYNLSIYWVSFEIGVLLQATVPEAGRNETVKLNNKYKITNMQRCPYIHEMKERLLGEQIPMEPLPKKIPTPPPFAMDQPHHQQPVATIVRLNADGYGSHTSPTHHRADRTPLMPKEPEDDFHYVETTFVPKNAKTSLFIIMSFVYAKLLVVVCIAYVISDVVTHNIPLYYYEGFFTYLYGMSILFLLYVFCFLLQESTCCSEGEKKEKVKKPPKEKTKEKEKEKKKEEEKKKKEEKERLKKEKKEKEKEKEKEKEKEKDKDKKSKKQEKRERFPRKMRDMVQQKATSPTHQSTYRRNSEGVVDAGLAAVPVPVAEISAQSDAPVVSQEQTPAAPPPATPQPPVPPTPAPSTNNADVEAGTVIKCKKKRKTTQNDQSHGSFFLRIGAIAFGLGTMIYNGLEFGTFFEVPFTSPCYMILRGVNPVLQMIFTFMQMYFIFMNSRLNIHRFKVIARFGLMHVVATNICVWIRTLVLEYLKEITIYHRDEFNSTRNFTDSIRMQNLRNANTVLGSHVAVPDIITTTAAAVTTAPVLTSTLKNLARVTTSTAATTLRGFTTLPTATSARRVFTTPTRTIPTTLWRLMHTVPTTTPTTTTTTATTRFWRAITTTLATTTTTAHPNFFDFRSFNNFDTNNVANVAEEPLNAINNGTEFMEDIIPQALQALNASNGTDVSPQSCGRVNIMGSIVQDSAPYLFPFIIEYSLIGAAVIYVMWKHIGRNPRYVTQEDLEHRLEVMLSRRAVALAHAQQGRVDCVGASKGLFFGLLLLVGSLICLILFFVLIHQSHFKLLAIYLADVSHCVLMVLSIIAIIIGFIRMHLRSTRLNYRVQSLKFKTEEQSDLNDILLRVSAFGLFIYAVFSVIAGHMDAFTNQSNMLVMITGILSVLQVILQLLFIADVSRRRVHLPEHDRSKPGRQVVTFLLICNVTMWIIYTFEMQKVKANPVQLKFYGFLAWAIVQRFTLPLCIFHRFHSAVTLAEIWKTSYKARLE
- the LOC663563 gene encoding proton channel OtopLc isoform X6, with product MPTPYFIHKEVVSLISGAITDVIYNLSIYWVSFEIGVLLQATVPEAGRNETVKLNNKYKITNMQRCPYIHEMKERLLGEQIPMEPLPKKIPTPPPFAMDQPHHQQPVATIVRLNADGYGSHTSPTHHRADRTPLMPKEPEDDFHYVETTFVPKNAKTSLFIIMSFVYAKLLVVVCIAYVISDVVTHNIPLYYYEGFFTYLYGMSILFLLYVFCFLLQESTCCSEGEKKEKVKKPPKEKTKEKEKEKKKEEEKKKKEEKERLKKEKKEKEKEKEKEKEKEKDKDKKSKKQEKEQTPAAPPPATPQPPVPPTPAPSTNNADVEAGTVIKCKKKRKTTQNDQSHGSFFLRIGAIAFGLGTMIYNGLEFGTFFEVPFTSPCYMILRGVNPVLQMIFTFMQMYFIFMNSRLNIHRFKVIARFGLMHVVATNICVWIRTLVLEYLKEITIYHRDEFNSTRNFTDSIRMQNLRNANTVLGSHVAVPDIITTTAAAVTTAPVLTSTLKNLARVTTSTAATTLRGFTTLPTATSARRVFTTPTRTIPTTLWRLMHTVPTTTPTTTTTTATTRFWRAITTTLATTTTTAHPNFFDFRSFNNFDTNNVANVAEEPLNAINNGTEFMEDIIPQALQALNASNGTDVSPQSCGRVNIMGSIVQDSAPYLFPFIIEYSLIGAAVIYVMWKHIGRNPRYVTQEDLEHRLEVMLSRRAVALAHAQQGRVDCVGASKGLFFGLLLLVGSLICLILFFVLIHQSHFKLLAIYLADVSHCVLMVLSIIAIIIGFIRMHLRSTRLNYRVQSLKFKTEEQSDLNDILLRVSAFGLFIYAVFSVIAGHMDAFTNQSNMLVMITGILSVLQVILQLLFIADVSRRRVHLPEHDRSKPGRQVVTFLLICNVTMWIIYTFEMQKVKANPVQLKFYGFLAWAIVQRFTLPLCIFHRFHSAVTLAEIWKTSYKARLE
- the LOC663563 gene encoding proton channel OtopLc isoform X9; translation: MPTPYFIHKEVVSLISGAITDVIYNLSIYWVSFEIGVLLQATVPEAGRNETVKLNNKYKITNMQRCPYIHEMKERLLGEQIPMEPLPKKIPTPPPFAMDQPHHQQPVATIVRLNADGYGSHTSPTHHRADRTPLMPKEPEDDFHYVETTFVPKNAKTSLFIIMSFVYAKLLVVVCIAYVISDVVTHNIPLYYYEGFFTYLYGMSILFLLYVFCFLLQESTCCSEGEKKEKVKKPPKEKTKEKEKEKKKEEEKKKKEEKERLKKEKKEKEKEKEKEKEKEKDKDKKSKKQEKRERFPRKMRDMVQQKATSPTHQSTYRRNSEGVVDAGLAAVPVPVAEISAQSDAPVVSQEQTPAAPPPATPQPPVPPTPAPSTNNADVEAGTVIKCKKKRKTTQNDQSHGSFFLRIGAIAFGLGTMIYNGLEFGTFFEVPFTSPCYMILRGVNPVLQMIFTFMQMYFIFMNSRLNIHRFKVIARFGLMHVVATNICVWIRTLVLEYLKEITIYHRDEFNSTRNFTDSIRMQNLRNANTVLGSHVAVPDIITTTAAAVTTAPVLTSTLKNLARVTTSTAATTLRGFTTLPTATSARLAEEPLNAINNGTEFMEDIIPQALQALNASNGTDVSPQSCGRVNIMGSIVQDSAPYLFPFIIEYSLIGAAVIYVMWKHIGRNPRYVTQEDLEHRLEVMLSRRAVALAHAQQGRVDCVGASKGLFFGLLLLVGSLICLILFFVLIHQSHFKLLAIYLADVSHCVLMVLSIIAIIIGFIRMHLRSTRLNYRVQSLKFKTEEQSDLNDILLRVSAFGLFIYAVFSVIAGHMDAFTNQSNMLVMITGILSVLQVILQLLFIADVSRRRVHLPEHDRSKPGRQVVTFLLICNVTMWIIYTFEMQKVKANPVQLKFYGFLAWAIVQRFTLPLCIFHRFHSAVTLAEIWKTSYKARLE